In one Natronomonas pharaonis DSM 2160 genomic region, the following are encoded:
- the phnC gene encoding phosphonate ABC transporter ATP-binding protein codes for MLRVESLRKVYDSGDVALDDVSLTVSGSETVAIIGPSGAGKSTLVRCINRLVEPTSGTVWLDEREVTGLPEKQLPAVRRDMGMIFQEYNLIERLTVMENVLSGRLGYVSSWKGFRRKFPQEDVDRAFEILDRVGLSGLENNRADELSGGQRQRVGIARAVIQQPKIMLVDEPTSSLDPDTSRDVMDLLTEIASDEGVPVLLNIHEVDLAVEYADRIVGLADGRIVYDGSTDGLDEGIENKIYRNGRESARSSPSSEPALSDDTELHR; via the coding sequence ATGCTACGCGTTGAGTCCCTTCGGAAGGTCTACGACTCCGGTGACGTCGCCCTCGACGATGTCTCCCTTACCGTTTCAGGTAGCGAGACGGTCGCCATTATCGGCCCCAGCGGCGCTGGCAAAAGCACCCTCGTCCGGTGCATCAATCGGCTCGTCGAGCCAACTAGCGGCACGGTGTGGCTTGATGAGCGTGAGGTGACCGGCCTTCCGGAAAAACAGTTGCCAGCGGTCCGACGCGACATGGGGATGATATTTCAGGAGTACAATCTCATCGAACGACTGACTGTGATGGAAAACGTCCTGTCCGGACGACTCGGGTACGTCAGTTCGTGGAAAGGGTTTCGACGGAAGTTTCCTCAGGAAGACGTTGACCGCGCTTTTGAAATCCTCGATCGCGTCGGCCTAAGCGGCCTTGAGAACAACCGTGCGGACGAGCTGTCCGGCGGCCAACGGCAACGGGTTGGGATTGCACGAGCGGTGATCCAACAGCCCAAGATCATGCTCGTCGACGAGCCAACCTCTAGCCTCGATCCCGATACCTCTCGTGACGTGATGGACCTGCTCACCGAAATCGCCAGTGACGAAGGCGTGCCAGTCCTGCTCAATATTCACGAGGTTGACCTTGCCGTGGAGTACGCTGACCGTATCGTTGGGCTTGCTGACGGTCGAATCGTTTACGATGGTTCGACCGATGGGCTCGATGAGGGGATTGAAAATAAAATCTACCGAAACGGCCGTGAGTCAGCCCGTAGCTCACCATCCAGTGAGCCGGCCCTGTCCGACGATACGGAGCTCCATCGGTAA